The window TTTCGACCAGTGGCAGAATATCAAACGAAAAAAATAAGTATATTTGATCAAACCATAAATCAAAAAAAACCATGAAAAACTTAATCGTAGTACTTTTAATGCTGGCATCCTTCCAGGTCATGGGCCAAAGGATGAATGAATACACGGCATCAAATGGCATCACCTACAAACCAGGTGATACCATAGAACTAAACCAGGGGAGCGGGGCCAATGGTGACTTTGTATATCTTACCATAGGCGGTTGGGCCGCCGGTAGCTCAAACCAAATGCTAGGGGCCAACTTTGCCGGGCTGGCTGTAGACCTGAAGAAAATACGTACAGTAAAATTCAAAGGTGCTGAAAAGATCCTCTTTACAGTAGGGGGCGGTAATATCACTAATTATCATTTGTATATAGAACAGGCCATTGAATCATGCGAGGTGAAGCCCTGCAAGGAGCCTGAAGCAGCTGCCACAGGTGAAAGCAAGTTAGACAAGCTAAAGAAGCTGAAAGACCTGCTAGACATGGAAGCCATTACACAGGCTGAATATGATCAGATGAAAAAGGAGATTTTGGAATAATTGGATAATGGTTAATTGTCAATTGTTAATTATGGTAAACCAACATAGAAGATTGCAAGCTGTATGCCGTAGGTTTAAGTTTGAAGCAATGAAGGCAATAGGATTTCTTTGGCTAATTGATAGAACACCACACCTAAAAATAAAAGAGCCTTGGAACAAAATGTATAAACGGGAGGTGGGCCAAAGGCGGTAAAGCCATATTCCACCATAGAAGCGATGTAAGCCCCTCTGACTGTCAGAGGGGCTTTTGTTTTATCCGGGCATCCATGCGGTTCTATTCCTTTGGAACTTGATTTCTTTTCTTACTCTTAGCCCCCTTATGATCAGGTTACCGGAAAAGATAGGCTTGTCAAAACCTGTAATACGATAACCCCCGTACATGTCTAGCAATTCATCTACATGGTCTGCATAGGCTAACTTTTCAAGGTAGTCCACCTTGTCTTCGCTTTCTATCCTGCCACGGTGGAAATTGTCCACCACCACCATTATTTTAAACTCTGTGAATCCTGTCTTTTTGCCCTCGAAGTAATCAAGGGGCATGTCTGAAAAGTCTACCCCTATGTATGGCCGTGGGGGCTGGGTGTCGTTGTCTTCATCGAAATTGACGGTTTCCCATGGAATCACATCATTAGGGATTTCAATGTTTCTTTGGGTGTAAAATGTGGTACTATCATCTATTAAACGCCCCTGTAACTGCTGTAAAATGCTTGTATAACTCATGTGAATATGGGTTTTAATCGTTGTTCAATTGCTTCACTTATTTTCATATCAAGTTCTTTGGAAGGGCCAAGGAATTGCCGTTGTGGCATGTTGAAGGTTATCCTTCCTTTCTTCAGTGCCATCCACTTCCATTTTACTTTGTCTTCAGGCACTTTCAAGGTGCCATCCTGATTGACTTCATATTGGAAGTGCATGGCCCAAAAAAAACGCCTCATTTTTGGGGTAATGTCCATGCTGATTCTTGCGCCCTCATTGTGGGCTATCATGTAATCAAGATCAGTACCTATGGTTACTTGCTTCTTACTTCTGGAAGTAACCCTTATTGACCGCCTACCGGTACCGCCCCTTTCACCTATCAGTAAAGCTCTGGAACTATCCGGCTCCTTACGGTCTGGCCACGGTACCCCTTCATAAGATTGGCTTTCAAAGTTATCCAATACCCAATCTATAATGGTGTCTGCCACTATGGACGGCAAGTCATCAAGGAACCGCCTATAGGCTTTGATTTCTGTATTAAGGTCTGCCATTATTCAGGCCGTTTTAGTCCCCAATTTTTACGCATGTCCTGTACGGCGTTTCCTTCTACCCTGAAATATGGGTGGCTTTCACTAAACACCATTTTTTCTTTGCCAGGATTAAACCTAAAGGCGGGGCGTATGTCCTTATCGTTTGGTAGCTTATCCACAGGTGTAAGTTCACCCACTGAAGTACTATTTACCGTACACCTGCAACCCCAATCAAGAATAGGTATCAACCAATTCCAAATTGGATCATCTACAGGCCTGACAATACCGTTATACTTCTTGTGCCTTGACCTGGCATCCATCACAGCCCGAAACTTTAGCAATGGACTTGCAGACTTATTGGCCTGTATATCCTGCCAACGGCTGGCAATTTGGGCGTTTGAAGTAGCGGCTTGATGCTCTGATTGTAGCCAGTTGACATTATAGTTAGTATGTACTTTTAGTACATCTTCACGGAATTGGGCAAAGGGCTTAACCGTACCATCCGGCAAAGTAAGGTTTGCAAAGGCTTCCTGTATGAATTGAAATTCTTTGGCCGTACTGAATGAAAACACATTGTCCTTTAGTGCTGTGATCATTTGTTTGTCTGAACTTCTCTTCAGGCTACCATAGCCAGAAAGTACCGCCTTATCCAATTCACTATACACAAGGTCTACCAGCTTTTCAGGGACTTGGTTCTTTGACATCCTGCCTGCATGTATGGCCACTATTATTCTTTCTACTTCGGCCCTAATGTCATCTTCATAGCTAAGGGTAACCGCCTGCTTTGGTGCTGGCAATTCTCCCCAGTATTCAGACATCATTAGGGCAATGTCTTTCCCGGCACTTCAGGAACAATCGATTTACCGCCCATCCACATTTCAATAGATTCTTTATCTGGATCAGGCAGGTTAAATTCATCCCGCAAGTATTGCTGCTGTATAGGGGTCATGTTATGCAGCTTTTCAAATACTTCCACTTTTTGTTGTGGTGTTAATTTGATGGTATCATCAAACTTGAACTTACAGCCCCTAAGCTGATTTAGCCCAAATGTTTTGATAAGCTTAGGCTTGATGTTCCAGTTCAATTGAAATTCACACCAAAGCTTGTCTTCAAGGTTGATGGATTTCTCAACATCCTGATGCACTTCACCAAGGGCATAGCTTCCTTTGCCATCATTACCAGTGGTCAGTGTTTGGCCTAATACGGTAATAATCATTTCATTGTTCATGATGTCGTTGAATTCCTTATAGCCTCCATTGCCCGCTGAAGTGCCTGCATTGTGATAGGTAACCTCTGTACCCTTTGGCACAATCACATAAGGAGCCGCCCCCGCTGCCTTTGCCTGGTCTTCTACCTGCTTACGGGTGTCGGGTTGGTGTGGGTCGTATTCATAAGTTCTAAGAGGCATTCCAAAAAGTTCATTGTATTGGGCAAAGTCAGCCCAATTGTTACGCTTGTAAAGCACATATGGGATAAGGTTCATGAATAGGCCTAAATCCCTTTCCCCTCCAAATTCAAAAAGGTAGTCTACAAATGGTTCCTCCCTGAAGGGTAAGCCCTGGTTAGAAAAAGTATTGGCATTGGCTGTGATTACCCCAAATTCGGGGCTTACATTCTTTCGGGGTATTAGCTTGATCTTAAAAAGCTGCTCCAATTCAGGGTCTTTGAATGCCTGTTCATTGAATTCAGGTTCCACCAAGCTATGACCCCAAAAAAGCCGCTGCATCATTAAGGCTAAAAGTTCGGACATCCAAGGGGCTTGAAATAGGCTAATTGTCTTTTCATCGTCTGTACCCTCCAGGCTTATAGGGTTGGTGGTAACCGCTCTGATGCGTTTATTGATAACAGCATCTAGGATGCCGTCGGTTTTAATGTTTTCGATAAGCTCATAGTAAAGCTTTCTATTTGGGTTGCGCAATGATTCGGCACTATTTAGCGAACGCCTGTAATTGCTAATGTCTGCGGGGCCTCTATTGATTTGGGCAATAGTAATCTTCTGATCTACTATTTTTATTTCGTGCAATGAAGGGTCTTTCAACCGAACGTTTTTAAAGCCTACCTTGTCCATAATTACTTTAATTGGTGTATTTGTATGTTTGAAACTATCTAAAGCCCGTGAGGGGTGTTAAATAGGTGTTAAATGATATTGATTCTAGTACCTAACCTTTCGTCTTGTCTCTGATCCGTAAGCTACCAAGTAGTTGCCCTCCTCTTCCTTGACAGGAAGCAGGGGGTTAAGTAATCCACTGGCCACCTTTTCAAGCCATCTAATGGAAATGTCATAATCATCTATCCTAAGCTTTGGAATCTGCGAACCTGGTAAGGCTTTATGCGCATGGTATAGCGTAATGTATACCATGCGTAAAACTATGATTGGATTCCTTGGGTCATCCAGTACGAATGTGGGGTTTTCGCTGGCTGCACTTTCTGAAGGGCTTACTCCTGTTTGATCTTCTAAAGACCGCCAAATCTTACCGTCTTCATGAATAAAGTCCCCAGCCTTTACAGGTCGGGTGCTTTCATAATCGCTGATGGTCATAAAAATGGCTGAAGTGTCAAACCTACCGGATAGGTAAGAAGTAATTTCTTCTTGTGCGGCCATTTCCACTTTTTGGATAACATCAGTTTGTTTAAGAAATATATCTTCTTTGATTTCCTTACGGATATAAGGGGTGTAATCTGAAGGGATAAGGAAACGAACGGTAACATTTACTTCTATTGGCTGGGCAAATACCGCTGTAAGTTCAATGTCTTCAGTCATAGTGACATTGAGGTTAGCGCTCTTACTGTATAATTGCCCTTCCTTTCTCCATTCGACAAAAGTATAATCAGTATTAGGCGTGGCCAATAAGTTAACGACTTTACCCGCACTGAATGGGCCGGGGCCTGTTAAGTTGATGGCTGTACCTTGCCCTTGTACCGTTAAGGTGGTATTAAAGGTATTAGGGTTAGGCCCGTCACCTTCTTTGATGAGTACAGCACTTTCAAAAGGCTGTAAAGGAATGCTTGCACCTGGGTAGGTATCGTTTAAGGTTTTCCAAGTACCATCTAAAGCGACATTGGCAGGGGCTGTGGTAGGGTTTGAAAACACTTTGATATGTTCTTCATAGTCTGTAAGCTGACCGGTTACCTCCCTAAATTCAAAGTCATCTATATACAAGTCCCCTTGATGGCTTTGGAAATCAATCATTAAAGAACTGGTGTCGGCCTCCTTAAGGTCATAAAAGAAAAATTCAAAGGCCTGTACCTCATCAGTGGCCACGGCATGAATTTCAGTGGAAAGCCAGCTGTACGGGCTTGCCTGTTCCCTTAGGTAAATGTTTAAGGATTGATGACCGGAAGGTGCCAGGGCTTTGAATCTAAGTATATAAACCTTAGCGGGGTCTATGGCTCCCATACCGGAAAAACCAAGTTCTACCCGTGTAGTGGTAGTGCTTTCAGCTGTAACGCTGGCTTTTAGTGATCCTGCACCGCTAATTTTAGAAGTGCTGTCATGGGAAATAACAGCGGTACCGCCTGCGTGATAGATACCGGTGCCTGTGGTATCGTCTTCAAAGTCAGGATTAGAAAACTTATTGGCTCCCTCTGTTTCTATGGTGAATTCTGGTACTTCAAGGCTTAGGAAGTTTGAATTTTGATCATAACCTAAAGCCTGCCATTGCGCCTTGGTAAGGTTTTGAAAAATCCTTTTACCCGAAATATAAACTTCAGTAGGGACTATAAAAGCCCCGTTGCCGCAAAGTACAAAAGTATTGTTGTCAATATCTCCAAACAATGCCAAGTCATTTTCAGCACTATTGAGAAAGTAAGGGTGTTGCCCTTTACCTAATAGTACTTTGGTGTTGAATTTCTCTTCATTGTTCCTTATGAGTTCTTGTCCTGAATTATGCCCATACACTGAACCATATATGGCTGAATAGATAATATTATGATTAAATAAAATACCACTTGAATTGTGATTGAAATAACCGGAACGGCCATTTTTTACAAAAGTATTGTAGGTGGTTTCAATGTCTTCTGAATTGTCATCTACGTAAAAAGCGTGGATTGCATAACGCTTATTGACTCCCGGATTACTTACAATGTTATGATGTACCTTTCTATTGACAAATGTACTAGAGCCAGCAGAACCACCATAACAGTAAATAGCCCCTCCATCATGTTTGACGGTACAATAGTTTTCGATAATGTTTTGGTACACTTCGGCATTGTCTCCATAATACCTAAGCGGTATGTACCCTACATTTCTAAGGGTGTTTCTTCTGAAGATAGAATTATGACTTGATCCAAAAACCGCAAAACCTTTGCCGTCACCATTTCCACAGGCTCCAAAGAACCGGGCAATATTTTCAAATAGGGAATCTTCTACTATGAGTGAATTGGAGGCGTTTTTTTGATTGATGGCAATGTCTAAGATGTCTTGAAAGGTACAGTTCCTTACAATTACGTCTGTGGAAGTCCATAGGCCTAAGCCTGTAGCTCCTTGGTTTCTGAAGATAAGACTGTCAAATACATTATTGTTTGAAGATTCCATTCTAAGGCCTTCCAGGTTGGCACCTTCGAAGCTTAGCCCTATCATTTCATTTCTGGCATTGGCTACACCGTGAACGTTATAATCTAATACGCTTACTTGGATAGTAAGCGTATTCGGGTTTACTTCAGAATAGATGGTAATGGTATTTGTTCCAGGGCTATACATCCAGTCCCCTTGCTGGGTCAATGCTTCAATGCAGTTTTGAATAAGGAAATTTTTCTGTTCACGTGTTGCGTAACTGCTTGCCTCTGCAAAGGTCAAGGTGTTTCCTGACTTACCGGTAATGTAGGCCCTATCATGAATAAAATCTGATTTTTCTACAACCAATTCCACTTCACCCCCGCTGTAATCATAATCAGGTAAATTGGTACTAATTAAAGTGGTGGTGGTTCCGTTGCTTGTAGTTTTTAGCGGTGCGCTTATGTTTTTTGGCCTGATGGTTCCATCAATAAGCAGTAAGCTAATGTAATCAGGGTATGAAACATCCGTTCGTTTCCAAATGTTATTCCCCTGATCTACCCAGCCGGTAATAGTTTTAAACCCTGAAATGATAGGGGTTTCACCTGTTCCGTATGACTGTAACTTGACTGTATTACCTTCTATACCATCGTTTTGGGTAGGTATTTCCAGTATGTTGAACCAACGCCCCCCTCTTTCGAAGTAAACAATATCGCCCGGCTCTAGTCCGGGACTGCCAGAAAGGAAAGTTTGTAACCTATC of the Cyclobacterium marinum DSM 745 genome contains:
- a CDS encoding SHOCT domain-containing protein, producing the protein MKNLIVVLLMLASFQVMGQRMNEYTASNGITYKPGDTIELNQGSGANGDFVYLTIGGWAAGSSNQMLGANFAGLAVDLKKIRTVKFKGAEKILFTVGGGNITNYHLYIEQAIESCEVKPCKEPEAAATGESKLDKLKKLKDLLDMEAITQAEYDQMKKEILE
- a CDS encoding phage head morphogenesis protein produces the protein MMSEYWGELPAPKQAVTLSYEDDIRAEVERIIVAIHAGRMSKNQVPEKLVDLVYSELDKAVLSGYGSLKRSSDKQMITALKDNVFSFSTAKEFQFIQEAFANLTLPDGTVKPFAQFREDVLKVHTNYNVNWLQSEHQAATSNAQIASRWQDIQANKSASPLLKFRAVMDARSRHKKYNGIVRPVDDPIWNWLIPILDWGCRCTVNSTSVGELTPVDKLPNDKDIRPAFRFNPGKEKMVFSESHPYFRVEGNAVQDMRKNWGLKRPE
- a CDS encoding phage portal protein family protein, translating into MDKVGFKNVRLKDPSLHEIKIVDQKITIAQINRGPADISNYRRSLNSAESLRNPNRKLYYELIENIKTDGILDAVINKRIRAVTTNPISLEGTDDEKTISLFQAPWMSELLALMMQRLFWGHSLVEPEFNEQAFKDPELEQLFKIKLIPRKNVSPEFGVITANANTFSNQGLPFREEPFVDYLFEFGGERDLGLFMNLIPYVLYKRNNWADFAQYNELFGMPLRTYEYDPHQPDTRKQVEDQAKAAGAAPYVIVPKGTEVTYHNAGTSAGNGGYKEFNDIMNNEMIITVLGQTLTTGNDGKGSYALGEVHQDVEKSINLEDKLWCEFQLNWNIKPKLIKTFGLNQLRGCKFKFDDTIKLTPQQKVEVFEKLHNMTPIQQQYLRDEFNLPDPDKESIEMWMGGKSIVPEVPGKTLP
- a CDS encoding right-handed parallel beta-helix repeat-containing protein codes for the protein MNYYISPTGNDANNGTSEATAWVTLDRLQTFLSGSPGLEPGDIVYFERGGRWFNILEIPTQNDGIEGNTVKLQSYGTGETPIISGFKTITGWVDQGNNIWKRTDVSYPDYISLLLIDGTIRPKNISAPLKTTSNGTTTTLISTNLPDYDYSGGEVELVVEKSDFIHDRAYITGKSGNTLTFAEASSYATREQKNFLIQNCIEALTQQGDWMYSPGTNTITIYSEVNPNTLTIQVSVLDYNVHGVANARNEMIGLSFEGANLEGLRMESSNNNVFDSLIFRNQGATGLGLWTSTDVIVRNCTFQDILDIAINQKNASNSLIVEDSLFENIARFFGACGNGDGKGFAVFGSSHNSIFRRNTLRNVGYIPLRYYGDNAEVYQNIIENYCTVKHDGGAIYCYGGSAGSSTFVNRKVHHNIVSNPGVNKRYAIHAFYVDDNSEDIETTYNTFVKNGRSGYFNHNSSGILFNHNIIYSAIYGSVYGHNSGQELIRNNEEKFNTKVLLGKGQHPYFLNSAENDLALFGDIDNNTFVLCGNGAFIVPTEVYISGKRIFQNLTKAQWQALGYDQNSNFLSLEVPEFTIETEGANKFSNPDFEDDTTGTGIYHAGGTAVISHDSTSKISGAGSLKASVTAESTTTTRVELGFSGMGAIDPAKVYILRFKALAPSGHQSLNIYLREQASPYSWLSTEIHAVATDEVQAFEFFFYDLKEADTSSLMIDFQSHQGDLYIDDFEFREVTGQLTDYEEHIKVFSNPTTAPANVALDGTWKTLNDTYPGASIPLQPFESAVLIKEGDGPNPNTFNTTLTVQGQGTAINLTGPGPFSAGKVVNLLATPNTDYTFVEWRKEGQLYSKSANLNVTMTEDIELTAVFAQPIEVNVTVRFLIPSDYTPYIRKEIKEDIFLKQTDVIQKVEMAAQEEITSYLSGRFDTSAIFMTISDYESTRPVKAGDFIHEDGKIWRSLEDQTGVSPSESAASENPTFVLDDPRNPIIVLRMVYITLYHAHKALPGSQIPKLRIDDYDISIRWLEKVASGLLNPLLPVKEEEGNYLVAYGSETRRKVRY